In Drosophila willistoni isolate 14030-0811.24 unplaced genomic scaffold, UCI_dwil_1.1 Seg428, whole genome shotgun sequence, a single genomic region encodes these proteins:
- the LOC6637509 gene encoding thioredoxin-1 codes for MTATATRSLNDFHKRLEAADRKLVVLDFYATWCGICKEMEGTVKSLARQYAGKAVFIKINVDKFEELTEKYNVRSMPTFVFLKGMRRVSSFSGADDDKLIRTVTKLAK; via the coding sequence atgaCCGCCACAGCCACTCGCAGCTTGAACGATTTCCACAAACGATTGGAAGCCGCCGATAGAAAATTGGTTGTCTTGGATTTCTATGCCACCTGGTGTGGAATTTGCAAGGAAATGGAAGGCACCGTTAAATCTCTGGCCCGTCAATATGCCGGCAAGGCGGTGTTCATTAAAATCAATGTGGATAAATTTGAAGAGCTCACGGAGAAATATAATGTCCGCAGCATGCCCACTTTTGTATTTCTCAAGGGTATGAGACGTGTCAGCAGTTTCTCCGGAGCCGATGATGATAAGCTGATCAGAACTGTAACCAAACTGGCCAAATAG